From the genome of Candidatus Nitrosocosmicus oleophilus, one region includes:
- a CDS encoding O-methyltransferase encodes MRSRIVKVLTELEKQSVLERSGLAEVSHEDSMLAITSDTGKFFSILLSAMNTKKILEVGTSVGYSTLWFAYSFYQNKENHSMSKINITTIDNNPLKIKKATTNFKNAGVSGLIEIIEGNALKVLNQLSNHVKENPDDQSQYFDFIFLDADKENLQEYFDLAISIVKKGGVIVTDNVLYPEEYRPSMSKYIEHIRKKDFVQSVTVPIGHGEEVSLKIR; translated from the coding sequence ATGCGTTCTAGAATCGTTAAAGTCTTAACCGAGCTGGAAAAACAATCAGTTTTAGAAAGATCAGGTTTAGCAGAAGTATCTCATGAAGATTCTATGCTTGCGATTACCAGTGACACTGGAAAATTTTTCAGCATCTTACTATCAGCTATGAATACCAAAAAGATATTAGAAGTAGGAACATCTGTTGGATACTCGACCCTGTGGTTTGCATATTCGTTTTATCAGAATAAAGAAAACCATAGCATGTCAAAAATAAACATCACTACCATAGACAATAATCCACTTAAAATTAAGAAAGCAACTACAAATTTCAAGAATGCTGGAGTCAGTGGTTTAATAGAAATAATTGAAGGAAATGCCTTAAAAGTACTAAATCAATTGTCAAACCATGTTAAGGAAAATCCAGATGATCAATCCCAATATTTTGATTTCATTTTTTTGGATGCTGATAAGGAAAATTTACAAGAATATTTTGATTTGGCTATATCAATAGTCAAGAAGGGCGGAGTAATCGTTACGGATAATGTACTGTACCCTGAAGAATATAGACCAAGTATGTCTAAATATATCGAACATATAAGGAAAAAAGATTTTGTTCAATCAGTAACAGTCCCAATCGGACATGGGGAAGAGGTGAGTTTAAAAATAAGATAA